A window of the Candida orthopsilosis Co 90-125, chromosome 1 draft sequence genome harbors these coding sequences:
- a CDS encoding Pho113 constitutive acid phosphatase: protein MVAVSNLLNSGLLLVSQNIYQDVATPQEMKVDGYNILNFLGGSGPYISRESYGIDPAIPDGCTVQQVQLLSRHGERYPSKNVGKKLEKIYKRFQDYNGTFTGDLSFLNDYEYFVPDTTQYEKETSPKNSEGTFAGTTDALRHGATFRAKYGSLYHENSTLPVFSSNSGRCYETSRYFARGFLGDDFEEGKTVKFSIIDEAATSGVNSLTPRNSCPNYDDSAKDDTVAKYNTSYLQTIADRLNKPNPGLNLSAEDVNSFVNWCAFEINVRGSSPFCDLFTNEEYIKASYANDLSNYYSNGPGNNFTKTIGSTLLNASLSLLKDESASNKIWLSFTHDTDLEIYHSALGILEPSSDLPTDYIPFPNPYVHSSIVPQGARIYTEKFQCGDDSYVRYLVNDAVVPIEKCATGPGFSCKLDDFEDYLNERIGNIDFVKECGLNSSVPQEVTFYQDYNEKVYNATLGDF, encoded by the coding sequence atggttgCCGTTTCAAATTTGCTCAATAGTGGATTGTTATTAGTTAGTCAAAACATCTACCAAGATGTTGCTACACCTCAAGAAATGAAGGTCGATGGGTATAACATCTTGAACTTCCTCGGAGGTCTGGGACCTTATATCAGCAGAGAGTCCTACGGCATTGATCCTGCCATCCCGGATGGATGTACCGTTCAACAAGTGCAATTGTTATCCAGACATGGTGAGAGATACCCTTCAAAGAATGTGGGgaaaaagttggaaaagatttacaaaagattCCAAGACTACAATGGTACATTCACAGGTGACTTGTCCTTTTTGAACGACTATGAGTACTTTGTTCCAGACACTACTCAATATGAAAAGGAGACATCACCAAAGAATTCCGAAGGTACATTTGCCGGTACTACCGATGCTTTGAGACATGGGGCTACTTTTAGAGCCAAATATGGATCATTGTACCACGAAAACTCCACTTTGCCTGTCTTTTCATCCAACTCAGGCCGTTGTTACGAAACGTCGAGATATTTTGCTAGAGGATTTCTTGGTGACGATTTCGAAGAGGGGAAGACAGTCAAGTTTAGTATCATTGACGAAGCAGCTACCTCAGGAGTCAACAGTTTGACACCCAGAAACTCGTGCCCAAACTACGATGACTCAGCCAAAGATGATACTGTCGCCAAGTACAACACCAGCTACTTGCAAACCATTGCTGATAGATTGAACAAACCCAACCCTGGATTAAACTTATCCGCTGAAGACGTCAACTCATTTGTCAATTGGTGtgcttttgaaatcaatgttCGCGGAAGCTCACCTTTCTGTGATTTATTCACCAATGAAGAGTACATCAAAGCTTCATACGCTAATGACTTGTCAAACTACTACTCCAATGGTCCAGGTAACAACTTCACAAAAACCATTGGTTctactttgttgaatgcTTCGTTGTCcttgttgaaagatgaaTCAGCTAGCAACAAAATTTGGTTGTCATTTACTCACGACACTGACTTAGAGATTTACCACAGTGCATTGGGAATTTTGGAACCTTCATCTGATCTTCCAACCGACTACATCCCATTCCCCAACCCATATGTTCACTCGTCAATTGTTCCTCAAGGCGCAAGAATCTACACTGAAAAGTTCCAATGTGGTGATGACTCCTATGTTAGGTACCTTGTCAACGATGCTGTGGTcccaattgaaaaatgtgCCACTGGACCGGGATTTTCATGTAAACTTGATGACTTTGAAGATTACCTTAATGAGagaattggaaatattGACTTTGTTAAAGAATGTGGTCTCAATTCCTCAGTCCCACAAGAAGTCACCTTCTACCAAGATTACAATGAGAAAGTTTACAATGCTACTTTAGGCGATTTTTAG